A window of Actinomycetes bacterium genomic DNA:
GCAGCCCTGGTGGCAATCCCGTTCACCCTGTTGATGCTGCTCGTCCTGTCCGAGTGGGAGCCACTGGCGCGGCTCGACCGTGGCGTGGCCGACGACCTGAACGACGTGGCCCGTGCCGACCCCGGCCTGGTCGACTCCCTGCAGCTCGGCTCCAGGGTCCTCGACCCCTGGGTGTTCCGCCTGGCCGTGATCGGGGTCGCCGTCTGGCTCTGGCGCCGCAGCGCCAAACGGCTGGCCGCCTGGGCTGTCGTGACGATGGCGATCGGCGGCGTCCTCGGCGTCGTCCTCAAGGTGCTCGTGGACAGAGCCAGGCCCACGTTCCCCGAGCCCGTCGACACCGCCAGCGGCTACAGCTTCCCGAGCGGCCACGCGCTCAACTCCTTCCTCGGCGTCGGCGTGCTGCTCCTCGTCTTCCTGCCGGTGCTGAC
This region includes:
- a CDS encoding phosphatase PAP2 family protein is translated as MLRTLHRPAGARRPGRAPKRGLAGRLALGAGAAALVAIPFTLLMLLVLSEWEPLARLDRGVADDLNDVARADPGLVDSLQLGSRVLDPWVFRLAVIGVAVWLWRRSAKRLAAWAVVTMAIGGVLGVVLKVLVDRARPTFPEPVDTASGYSFPSGHALNSFLGVGVLLLVFLPVLT